In Acipenser ruthenus chromosome 1, fAciRut3.2 maternal haplotype, whole genome shotgun sequence, the genomic stretch cactgtacttcTTATTCTCATAGCACACTTATtgcacactgcactgtacttcTTATTCTCATATAGCACACTTATtgcacactgcactgtacttaTTCTCATATAGCACACTTATtgcacactgcactgtacttcTTATTCTCATATAGCACACTTATtgcacactgcactgtacttaTTCTCATATAGCACACTTAttacacactgcactgtacttcTTATTCTCATATAGCTCACTTATTGCACACTGCACTatacttcttattttttttctatttgccaAATATAAATACTATTGTGCTTTCATACATTTTAAGAATTCTGAATAGTTTTTCAATAatggttattatatatttagccttcaggctatgcatgcataaagctaaaaacgcccactgGTAAATTCTAGAatattcaatatacagtatatcactctcttaagactaaaacataatttctataccttatagcaatgcatcaacattagttcttaccttccaaaataAATGGCAGTGTAGAATATAAGGACtggaaaaataagaactgtcttcaaaaggtaGAGACTTCTAAAtttgaccaaacagcaatcagtttttcagagaccgtcagagcatggatcacatcagcttgtagttagcaagtcgagagatatcgaatggggtcttgcttTGGGCTTATATAGGACTTTCCCTCCATTgaagtcccaagtaaatctaatcatcactcggccttgacatctcttatctttaagttaatgatacattcaAGAAGGACCTGGTCAACtccttttttaaaactgattggatataacttcttgccaaaaaatattggaacatgatttcctcgctctctttttccaactcctcctttttctaaaaagtcaggtggaccaaagttcacagaatccttgctataatataatacaagtatatgtgtatatatgagagatgtttttaatatgtaacaccagctctatttgattatattaacctaGGTCAAAATGATATGTCCCTCTTAgctgcatattatgttaccttttcagtgtgttgtcaatgggccagtttaacttcatatacaaatgtgtgttaacaaaatatgggacaaagactgcctttgaataagcatacgtggtcagttcagttagtttcatttaaatttaagctataacaaacatgttaagtataatagccttatttaactgtgccattctcgtatgcctgacctctctgtttctaaaagttgcctgctcaagcacgattcagacaccctgttttcttgccaagactattgttttgattaatatgaaacaccattgtaagcacttctcaaaattcaccgcatgaagtcagttttctcccaaagaaagtcgctacttatttgataagaactgatactggacacaactcccctaatttGTGGAATGCTCGCTTCGACTGCCAGGTTTTCTTATCATAGAAAGAActtggattcaaaactgtggactacaagtaaatctcactttgactgccaaaaagaaccttcaATATCTAGCACCACTTcgcttgcaagcagataagggcaaggctatttttctgtaggttttttgtgtactaaaattattgaattcagtttacactttattccaacctaacagttgttttttattgcaataaaacctttatataaagtaaacatgtatattctttaatttaatggatattgtataagattttttgtttagttggagaaagacaCTGAACtcattcttaaattgattaaatgaaatgctcgctcctgtttttacagtctatttgtattatagtagagccttaacaagcaaaaacacttgatagtttaaatataatgtttcttattagatcaaaatacttcaaacatattatttctcttcggGGAGTTGTGTCACTCTATTATTAaatcagaatactttttttatttaaaacctctatgcttagtaacaacacaatcaaataaaatcaaataggtctttttagtttcaaatatcgttctgtctagaaagggttacccttttgtttttactaattatagcctccgtgtttagttcccccagaGGCCTGCCTGTTTtaaggttacaggcttccacgagtgtatgtgcactaatgacaaaggcacatagacaagctttttttctaacattaacacttgttcagttttctttgttcaaatcattgtaaccagttcataatttgctgcaatattatttatgctggttttatattctttaaaacacagtacaagtattacaatattctgacagtgtcagtactgaacttcttttgtatttaaatgtaatatgttctttgaacaatactgttatttgtataagagtttaaatttaaatgattttataacatgtagttctaattcagttacttcagtgtaacagttgctcctagaaatggtattattttactgaattaagtctgacccctttctctgttcaaACAAAATCCAGTTGAAACAGGTGTTGACATTctagccttttgccaattttttggtgttgattaatatgagacataAAGTAATGAAAGTAACGAAAGAAACTggctactttttctcataaaactggaatatgtTAACAGCCTGCCAAGTTTGACACCTTCTAGCtggtgctttcatagactgctAATAATATGTTCTGCTGGTTTTACAGATCTATTTGAAaggagtatatacagtattactataattattgacaaagtgtatatcatattatttcaatcaatacaggccAGTTTAAATCATTCAATCCATGTCTAATAACTCGTTCCCAACAGGATTGGAACTCTGtgccaggctcagctcggactggttctgcgaacaccacgacaggcctgtgcatccagtgttttacatcagaggtgtgggcaaccagggccttgacttgatacctgcaaaaacttaaatcttgttagctgggttCCCATCTCTACTTCCCATTTCCATcattagtgggaagacttcaaataaattaaactgtttctatcaaagagtcagACATCCCAGCCGCATAatcaaaaaaggtgctcgcaccttgtacaagggaagacaggtttagGGTCACTCCATGACAATATAAACTTAGAAAATAACTGAGAATAGAATAGAATCGAGCCCTGTATTGTAACTTTGGTATCGTGGATTACACCATTCAATGGAGCAATTCTGCCAGCTGTAAACTGGGTTGATTTTTTACATCccttgtaagtatcttatttggTGGGTGAGTTTAACAGTTTATTGTCAAGGGGGCTTAGAGACTGCTTGGCTGATGATTGGTTTTCATCCCAGATCAGCAGTACAAAAAAGTATTGCCCCTCTGGTGGCTATTTTGTGGTCTTTGTAAGTCAGTGACAGATTCATCAGTTCCTCTGACACGGTTTGGATTGGAGTTGAAACTGGACATTGGCAGCTTCGCCAGTGGCTCTTCCAACCAGGGTAGCAACACTGAGGTCTTCTGTTTTTCATTCTCTTTAAATTAATACAAGAGCCCTGGATATAGAAAACCTCTTATCAGGATTTCCACACACAATACCCTTTTAACCCCAAGGTTGTACTTGTGTATTCACTGCTCGGTTAGTTAGTTTAGCTCCTTGATGCTTTCACAATTGGGGACTAGCCCGATACTGACTAAACACTGATCACGGTATTTCACCGCACATTAAGATTCATTTCTTACTTGTTTAATATCCCATTGTCCACATTCCTATTATATATGATCCTCCATTGTTGTCTCTGCTTTGATGATTATCAGACATGGCCAAAAAATCAGGAGAGAGATGCAGAAGAAGCCTATTCTATTTTAACagcttctgtattattattattattattattattattattattattattattattattattattattattattattattatctctaaTGGCTACAGTTCTTTTGCAAGAAGGCATGTGAATATTTCATGGCATATAAAAAAGTCTTTTTTGCGTACATTGCCCCCCAATCCCTTCCCCATCCCAAGGCACACTTTGTACGGTTTCAGAAAATGTCGATCATTTTGGACGGCACCTTACATAATAATGTATGCATCACCACCATccattactaataataataatttaaaaaatggtctAACCTGCTGGAGTCAGTAAAATGCAGATTAACACCACATCCGTTAACGCacaatatttttttctcaaacataCTGAATTTCTGAACTCGGATCACTTAGGACACAACAGAAACGTTATTCTCGAGTACTCTATACTGAGCTTCCTGTGATATCAAAATAAAGAAGGGGGTGGCGGTCTACAACAAAAACATTCAAGACTTCTGGACAAACGAAACTGAATTTGGTCTGGCGACACGAAACTCAACGGTCTATTATGCAATGGGCAATATTACAACGTCTGATTCAATAACAACCACCCTGCTGCACGGTGGCTGCATGTTGGAAACATTATTCCTTTCAACCTTAAGCACTTTCgtagattataataataataataataataataataataataataataataataataataataataataataataataatagacaaaatTCAAAAATCGAAGTATTTTTTGGAAAGTTGGGACGACTTGTTTAGTAAGTACGTATTTCACAACAAAAAAACGTTTGGTACTGTTAGATTAGATTGTGAGAATGTGATACCATCAACTGTATGTGCATCATTATTACAAGGCTTCAAGGGGAGCTGTAGCAGATCAATTGAAGCCTTTCTTTCTAATTGGCTAGTAATATTATTCCATAGCCTCTGTCTCACGTGTTTACTCTATCATTAAACACTGGAAATATACCAACACTGTGGAAGCTGCAGGTGTATTACCACAATCGAGAGAAACTTCACGTCATGAGGATCGTCTTCCAACGTTTTCACACTCAAAACATGACGACATCATGGCAGTAAACTCTTAAAAAACATTTTCGCGGCATTGTGTGTGAGATGCAAACATGCAACATAAGGACCCGAAGACAATGATATGGGTCATCATGCGGGACACTGCGGTCATAGCATTTGCTGTCGTGCAGTTACACACATGCACAACCAACTGATAAACTACATCGCTGACATAAAAACAGTAAATCGTAGTGTTGGCCAAGAGAAAAAATTCAGGGGTGGCACGGGCATAGCTATACTGCTAGACCTGTTCACTGACAGCTACAGCGCAAGCGCTGCTACAGAATGTGTGCATCTTCTGACACACCCCTTAGGGTTCCACCACAAGCACGCAAGCGCAACTGGTCGTTTTCAATAAAATGCTATCATTCATTTGGCAgttattgtaaatgtattatcTTCTCTCTGTTGGTTTGTAgagtgtttgtgtactgtataaaGACATATGCAATGCAATTTTAATGGGTTCATTTCTTAAGCCCGTTGCAAATATTCATTTCATTGAATAATTGTCATATACTCTCCACATACAGTTTATATTTCCCAAACTGATAGCTCTGAATTTGCATCAGCAGACATGGTGGGGTGCATGGTACTGAAATACTTTTTATCATTATACATGACTCAGTAATGACTGCATGTTGCCACTGTTAATAATGATAAGAGGTTCAGTCTAGTGCATATTTCCGTATTATTTaacgtttttttgggggggggtctTTTTTAAGTATTTTACACTAATATTAACAACCAATTTCAATATCAAGGTAAATTGGCAGTAGCAATACGGTGTTATTTTTACAGTGTATATGGTAGTGGTGTAAAAAGACATTCACTAGAAGATGGTACACTGTAACCTATACACTGCTCTATGTTATGTTCTAACTGTGAAGCATATATTAATTATCCTGAATGTTAAGCAATAATAACTTTATTATAAGAATCAATCAAATCAAAATATATAAGTACATACATTCCAGAAGTCCactacaaaaacacacatttaactaAATTAAGCGTATGCGCCTGATTTACAGTTTATTCCCAAAATCACTTTTTGTGTCCATATAAGTGTCgtaattcttttatttatttatttatttattgcaataccagtttttcattttacaaaattgtCACTTCGCCTAATTTAATTTAAGGTATAATGGTACATTGCTTTACTTGCATTATATAGCCGATTTTACACCGTTACATGCTGCATTGCTTAAAGAAAGAGAAGAATTTCTAGCAAATAATCACCTGTAATGTGTTATAAGCAGATCGTTTTTATGAGCTATAATTTTACCATCAAATATACAAGCAGAATTCAGATTTACTTTACAGATAGTTGCATCAGAGAAGACGCCAAAATAATAAGAAAGACATATCATTAATAAACTTCACGCAGCCTCTTTCGTTAATGTATCATATTGAGCTTTCACAAGACGCAATGTCACCGAGGGACAGGGCGGATTTGATGTAACTGACTGACTGCACCGCTGTAGTCTCCGTCTCTGAAGTCGTGGTGGTTGTGGACCGTTCTGCTTTCCTCCCCGGGTGCACAAGCCGTTCCCTGTGAAACGTGTTCTCCCTGTACTCCTTCAAGCAAGAGAAGCACAGTTTTTTCTCCAGTTTCCTCAGGTAAACGTTGTCGGTCTTGAAGAACAGATAAACGTAAGGGTTGACAGCACTGTTGGAGACGACAAAAACGCCCAGCACCGCGATTACCTTCGCGTCTAATTCCGTGCTGGTCCCGAACGCCACTTTCATTTCGATGATGAAATAAGGCAGCCCGCAGATAATGAAGAGGATGATGATCACCAGGGTCATTTTGAGGGTTTTTATTTTGGCGCGGGGGATCGCGCTGTTAGTTGCAATAATCCTCACGGGTCTCCTCGTTAGCTGTTTCGGGTCTGCTCCTTTGCTGTCCACGTGCTGCTCTTTCCTCCAGATCGTCCACAGGATTCGGGTGTAAGCAACGCACAGGATACAGAACGGAGCGAAAAACACGGCGATGGATCCGTAAATTATGTACATTTGGAAATGCCATTTGGGCAGGTCACCAAATGTGCTGAGGCACTTTTCTCCGCCCTTGACTTTGAACACAAAAGCCTGCGGGACAGAGAGGAGGAGGGCTGTGAACCAGGCAACAAGTGCCAGTATTTTTGTTGGCAGCGGAGAAGCC encodes the following:
- the LOC117973377 gene encoding probable G-protein coupled receptor 150 — its product is MEALTSFDSYLHANSSSLLVSQWNLNASNIGGEATDSPQYDRPIRIITMTVIFAVALVGNSTVLYKICCRKSKRRKIDFLITNLALADLCVSALTLFSQIIWEVLEDKWVAGELACRLFKILQVFGLIASSNIIAVIALERHHVIVNPLASPLPTKILALVAWFTALLLSVPQAFVFKVKGGEKCLSTFGDLPKWHFQMYIIYGSIAVFFAPFCILCVAYTRILWTIWRKEQHVDSKGADPKQLTRRPVRIIATNSAIPRAKIKTLKMTLVIIILFIICGLPYFIIEMKVAFGTSTELDAKVIAVLGVFVVSNSAVNPYVYLFFKTDNVYLRKLEKKLCFSCLKEYRENTFHRERLVHPGRKAERSTTTTTSETETTAVQSVSYIKSALSLGDIASCESSI